From the Fulvia fulva chromosome 2, complete sequence genome, one window contains:
- a CDS encoding Methyltransferase-like protein 7A, with amino-acid sequence MPPKTVDQPSGPLNLLRPFLLLSYSAYYIVPTIISLIRELNLKPFFSLDAFKDEWFGRFWIWFGPASREYAAPAVMPLLQNSASGVCLDIGPGTGQWLYLFARAENPSITKIYGVEPNHAMHKSLWANAVKAGLGDVYEVIGCGAEELGTKGGIDPGSVDTIVTVQCLCSIPTPELIIRELYPLLKPGGKWLVYEHVKTKYTGDFVAYWQKMINIIWPHFFNGCDITRPTDEWLLRAGEWEEVKLKPGAGEGPYDCVPHVIGTLTKKKG; translated from the exons ATGCCACCCAAAACAGTCGACCAACCATCCGGCCCTCTAAACCTCCTCCGCCCATTCCTCTTGCTCTCTTACTCAGCCTACTACATCGTCCCCACTATCATCTCGCTCATCCGAGAACTTAACCTCAAGCCCTTCTTCAGCCTAGACGCCTTCAAAGATGAATGGTTCGGCCGCTTCTGGATATGGTTCGGTCCTGCCTCCCGCGAGTATGCAGCACCAGCAGTAATGCCACTTCTGCAAAACAGTGCCTCTGGTGTATGCCTGGACATCGGCCCAGGAACAGGTCAATGGCTCTACCTCTTTGCCCGCGCTGAAAATCCTAGCATCACGAAGATCTACGGAGTGGAGCCGAATCATGCTATGCACAAGTCTTTATGGGCGAATGCCGTGAAGGCGGGACTGGGAGATGTGTATGAGGTGATTGGGTGTGGAGCGGAGGAGTTGGGGACCAAGGGTGGGATTGATCCTGGGAGTGTTGATACGATCGTCACAGTGCAGTGTCTTTGCAGTATACCAACGCCGGAGCTGATCATTCGCGAATTGTATCCGCTGTTGAAGCCGGGTGGGAAGTGGTTGGTCTACGAGCATGTGAAGACGAAGTATACGGGAGACTTCGTGGCGTATTGGCAGA AGATGATCAACATCATCTGGCCGCACTTTTTCAATGGCTGTGATATCACAAGACCTACCGATGAGTGGCTGCTGCGAGCTGGTGAGTGGGAGGAGGTCAAGCTGAAGCCAGGTGCTGGGGAGGGTCCGTACGATTGCGTACCGCATGTCATCGGCACGCTCACCAAGAAAAAGGGTTGA